The Bacillus thuringiensis genome contains a region encoding:
- a CDS encoding DUF3967 domain-containing protein, whose translation MDKSEYLGGENPGYIAMTVKEVALYLDESPNVIRNWMKELKTYIPLEKNESGYNIFDEKALEQMKIVKQLHREQNYSIKQIEHYFATGGESIKPVPSKEAGEILAEELKALKNEVSKLREYSEKQEEFNKLLIEQLQKQQDYIDNKLEKRDQKLLETIREVQETKSLTASTESKGFFARLFGK comes from the coding sequence ATGGATAAAAGTGAATACCTAGGTGGAGAAAACCCAGGTTATATAGCGATGACTGTTAAAGAAGTTGCATTATATTTAGATGAATCACCAAATGTTATAAGGAATTGGATGAAAGAATTAAAGACATATATTCCTTTAGAGAAAAATGAGTCAGGTTACAATATTTTTGATGAAAAAGCTCTTGAGCAAATGAAGATAGTTAAGCAATTACATCGAGAACAGAATTATTCAATAAAACAAATTGAACATTACTTTGCTACAGGTGGAGAGAGTATAAAGCCTGTTCCTAGTAAAGAAGCTGGAGAGATTTTAGCTGAAGAATTAAAAGCATTAAAAAATGAAGTTAGTAAACTTAGAGAATATAGTGAGAAACAAGAAGAATTTAATAAGTTGTTAATTGAACAATTACAAAAACAACAAGACTATATTGATAATAAGTTAGAGAAACGGGATCAGAAGTTACTTGAAACAATTCGTGAAGTACAAGAAACAAAATCATTAACAGCATCTACGGAATCCAAAGGTTTTTTTGCGAGGTTATTTGGAAAATAA